DNA sequence from the Leptolyngbya sp. SIO1E4 genome:
CTTGGCCAGGGCAGCTTTTCTGAGGGGCTGCCTTTAGGGATTTCAGGAACGTTTCACTTCATGCTGGCATTCCAAGCCGACCACAACATCCTGATGCATCCATTTCATATGTTGGGGGTTGTTGGTATTTTTGGCGGGGCTTTGATGGCGGTACTCCATGGGTCTCTGGTGACCTCTAGTCTGATTCGCACCACCACCGAAGCGGAGTCTACGACCCTGGGCTATCGATTTGGCCAACTGCAGCCGACCTATCACTATCTGGCAGGCCACTATGGTTTTTTAGGTCGCCTGTTGATTCCTGGGTTTGGCAGTCAAAATCATCGCGCTTTTCACTTTATGATGGCGGCCTTGCCGACGATTGGTCTCTGGTTTGCGACCTTAGGTGTGGGAACGATGGCCTTTAACCTCAATGGCTTTAACTTTAACCATTCGGTGTTAGATAGCCAGGGTAAGGTTATGGCCACTGAGGCCGATATTCTCAATCGTGCTGATCTCGGTATTCAGGTGATGCATGCGCCTAATGCCCATCATTTTCCCCTGCGCTTAGCCAGTGGTGAAGCCGTGCTCATCAGTGACGTTGCCCCCAGTATTGCCCCCAGTGTTGCCCCCAGTATTGATGGATGAGGTGAGGCATTCTTTTATGGAACTTCAGCGGGTTGATCTGACGCTGCCCCTAGACAGCAATCTGATTTTGGGGCAGAGCCATTTCATTAAAACGGTGGAAGACCTGTATGAGGCCATGGTGAATGCCTCGGCTCAGCTCCAGTTTGGGCTGGCATTTTGTGAGGCCTCAGGCCCCTGTCTGATTCGAGCTGCCGGGAACGATGAGAGGCTCCAGAAGGTCGCTATAGACAATGCCACGGCGATCGCTGCTGGTCATAGTTTCATCATCTTGATGCAGCGAGGGTTCCCTGTAAATGTGCTTAACGCCATCAAACAGTGTCCAGAGGTCTGTCGCATCTACTGCGCCACCGCCAATCCAGTGCAGGTGGTCATTGCTTGCAGCGAGCAGGGGCGCGGCATTTTGGGTGTGATTGATGGCGCATCTCCTAAAGGCACGGAAGGGCCGCAGGACGTGGCCGATCGCCAGCAGTTTCTGCGACAAATTGGCTACAAGCTTGGCTAGGGCTAGGGTTCCTATAAACAGCAGCCTTCATAAGTTCACCAAGTTGTTGCCATAGGGTTGAAGATAGAAAACAGCCGGAGGCGCGTGATATGTCTGCCTGGCCTCATCGAACTGCTGTGATGAGTTTACTTGGCTGGCTGTTGTTTTCTAGCGCAGCGACGTTTCCGCTAATTGCTGTAGAACCTGTAGAGAAGGAGGATGAGGTGCGTCCACAACCCACCACAGAGGCACTCCTGGTGCATCTTGCCGATGGAGCTTATCAATTTTGTACGGAACCCGATCCCCTGGATTGGCGTGATGGAGCAGGGGTTTGCCTGAACTTTGTGAAACAGGGAACAACGTTCCAGGGCTACTATGGTTATCCCCACAGCAATAGCTTCGTGTGTCTGCGAGGTCAGCTTTCTGAGGATTGGCTACAGGGCGAGGGGCTAGTGCTTGCCTGGGCCGGGCAGACCTGGCCTGAAATTCCTCAAGAGGAGTTCATTTGGGACACAGAAGGCCGCCTGTATC
Encoded proteins:
- a CDS encoding Photosystem Q(B) protein 1, whose product is MNTILYRRSRIDHISLWERFRNWITSTQNRLYIGWFGVLMIPTLLAATTCFVLAFVAAPPVDMEGIREPVFGALMTGNNLLSAAVVPTSAAIGLHFYPLWDASSVDEWLYNGGPYQLIVVHFLIGIWCYLGRLWELSYRIGARPWIAVAFSAPVSAATAVLLIYPLGQGSFSEGLPLGISGTFHFMLAFQADHNILMHPFHMLGVVGIFGGALMAVLHGSLVTSSLIRTTTEAESTTLGYRFGQLQPTYHYLAGHYGFLGRLLIPGFGSQNHRAFHFMMAALPTIGLWFATLGVGTMAFNLNGFNFNHSVLDSQGKVMATEADILNRADLGIQVMHAPNAHHFPLRLASGEAVLISDVAPSIAPSVAPSIDG
- a CDS encoding adenosine-specific kinase translates to MELQRVDLTLPLDSNLILGQSHFIKTVEDLYEAMVNASAQLQFGLAFCEASGPCLIRAAGNDERLQKVAIDNATAIAAGHSFIILMQRGFPVNVLNAIKQCPEVCRIYCATANPVQVVIACSEQGRGILGVIDGASPKGTEGPQDVADRQQFLRQIGYKLG